A region of the Cyanobium usitatum str. Tous genome:
ACCCCTTCTGGAGCGGCTGGCAGCGGGATGTCAACCAGGGCCTGGCCGCCAGCGGCCTGATCTCCCCAGAAGACGGCGACATCTTGATGGAGGCCCACAGTGCCGAGGAGGCAGTGGCCCACATCAGCCGCTTCTATCGCCTTTTTCACTCCGCCAGGCTGGGCGACAACCGCATCGAGCTGCTGCTCAACTGCGCCCTGCAGCCAGATCAGCTAGCTGCCCTCAACCTGCAGTTCGATGATTTGGTGGATGAGGGTGTTATCCAGGCGAGCGAGACCGTGGACGATGCCGGCCTGCTGCGCCCCTGCCTGAATTTCCACTTCAATCGCCGCCGCATCGGCCGGCTCTACCAGCTGCTCGACACACTCAACGGGCTCGAGGTACCGCCAGAGCAGCTGCTGACGGAGCCCGGTCGCCGCCAACCCAGTTCTTCGGCCCCATGAGTCGCCTCGGCTTAATCGATTACGGCATGGGCAATCTGCACTCAGTGCAGCGGGCTTTTGAACGGCTAGGCGCAACGGTGCAGCCCGTACAAAGCGGCGCCGAAATGGAGGGCTGCACGGCCCTGGTGCTGCCAGGGGTGGGAGCCTTTGATCCGGCGATGGAGCGCCTGCGCCAGGGTGGTCTGGCCGAGGCGATCACGGCCTGGTGCACCGCCGGCCGGCCCCTGCTGGGCATTTGCCTGGGGCTGCAGCTGCTGTTTGAGGCCAGTGACGAGGGCGAAGCCGCCGGCCTGGGCCTGCTCAAGGGGCGGGTGCGGGCCCTACCCCGCCGGCCTGGCCACCCGATTCCGCACATGGGCTGGGAGCCCCTGGTGCCTGCAAACCCCAGCCCCCTGCTGCCGGCCGGCAGCCCGGAGAGTTGGGTGTATTTCGTGCACTCCTACGCCGCCGAGCCCAGTGATCCGGCCTGCAACACCGCAATGGTGCGCTTCGCCGACACCGCTGTCAGCGCCGCTGTTTGGCAGGGAGCCATTGGTGCCTGCCAATTTCACCCGGAAAAATCAGGCCCCCACGGCGAGGCGATCCTGCGCCGCTGGCTGGCCTGGCTCGCGGCCTTATGAGCCTGCGGCTTAGCGGGGGCCGGCGGCTGCAGAGTCCGCCGGGCAGCATCGCCCGCCCCACCAGCTCCCGGGTGCGGCTGGCGGTAATGAACCTGCTGGCGTCCGAGCTGCCTGGCTGCGCCTGGCTGGACCTATGCAGCGGCAGCGGCGCTATGGCCTGCGAAGCCCTGCATCGGGGGGCTAGCCGTGTTGTGGCGATCGAGCAGGACCGCCGCATCGCCGCCGTGGCCCGCACCAATCTCGAAGCGGTGCACCAGGGGCTGGGCGACGCCGGCCGCCAAGCAAGCGCCTGGGCGGTGCACTGCCGCGAGGTGGTGCGTTGGCTGGCCGAGCCAAATCAGCAGGCGGCCTTTGATTTGATCTATGCCGACCCCCCCTACGCCGCGGACCTTTATGCCCAGCTAGCCAGTGCTGTGCTGGCAGGGGGCTGGCTCAAGCCAAGCGGCACCCTGATCTGGGAATGCGCTAGCTCCCAGCTGCCAGCTATTCCAGCCGGATGGGGCAAGCGCGATCAGCGCCGTTACGGCAGCACCAGCTTGCTGCTGCTGGATCAAGTCAACTGAAGCTCAGTCGAGCAGGGTGCCACGGCGATACTGGTTCCAGGCTGCTACAAACAAGCCAGCCAGGGTCACGGGGATCAGACCGAGCACGATGCCGCAGAGCAGGGGTTCGATCATGGGAGCACTGACAATGCGTTCAGGGCACAATTGTTTCACGCCCATCCCCCACACCGCGAGCGCCCTGCACCAACTGTGACCGGCCAACCCCTAAACCCTGATGCCGCTAAAGGCCGCCGCGGCCTGGTCGCTGCCCTGGTGGGCATGGCGGCCGCGGCCTGCATCGTGGCGGTGTTGCTGGTGCTGCCTGCAGCCCAGGCCGATCCCTACAGCCGTCAGACCCTTGAGCTCAGCGGTTCCAGCGAGAACGGCGGCCTGCTGTTTCGGCTCAATTGCGCCGGCTGCCATGGCATCGCCGCCCAAGGGCTGGTGGGCCCCAATCTGCATGGCGTCGCCGCCCGCAAGAACTCCCGCCAGCTGATCCAGCAGGTGGTGAGTGGCCGCACGCCACCGATGCCCAGCTTTCAACCGGAACCCCAGGCCATGGCCGACCTGCTGGCCTACATGAACGGTCTTGTGTGAGCAGCGCCGCCCAGCTGGCCGTGGTGCTGGTGGAACCCTCCGGGCCGCTCAACGTCGGCAGCGTCGCTCGCCTCTGCGCCAACTTCGACGTAGGTGAGCTGCGCCTGGTGGCACCCCGCTGCGACCACCTCGGCGAGGAGGCCCGGCGCATGGCCGTGCACGGCGGCTGGCTGCTGGAGCAGGCCCGCCTGTTCCCCAGCCTCAGCGCCGCCCTGGCCGACTGCTGCCGGGTGGTGGCCACCAGCGGCCGGCGGGCCGGCGAGCCCCTGCCCCTGCAAGCACCGGAGCCGGCCCTGCGCTGGCTGGCCCAGGCCAGGGGCCCCTGCGCCCTGGTCTTCGGTCGGGAGGATCGGGGCCTCAGCAACGACGAGCTGCTCCAGGCAGGCCAGCTGCTCACCCTGGGCAGCGGCGACGCCTACGCCTCCCTCAACCTCTCCCACGCTGCAGCCCTGGTGCTGCATAGCTGGCATTGCTTGGGAAGCAGCTTGGAGGTTGGCGGCCTGCCGGAGCCAAGCGACCGCCAGGGCCTCGAAGCGATGCTCGGCGATGCCGAGGCCCTGCTGCTCGAGGTGGGCTTCCTCCATCCCCACACGGCCCACGCCCGCATGGCCAAGCTGCGGGGGCTGCTGCAGCGGGCCCAAATCTCCACTGAAGAGGTAGCCCTGGTGCGCGGCATGGTGCGCCAGCTGCGCTGGGCCAGTGAGCGCGGGACCAACCCTGGTCAGACCCCTTAACTTCAGGTCACCTCGTTGGAGTGGCCCGTGACCGCTGGCCGTCAGCCCCGTAGCCCAAAAAACCGCTGGGGAGGCCCCTTTCGGTTGGTGTTGCGCCTGGTGGTGATGGGAATCGGCCTGGGCGTGGTCACCGGCACCAGCCTCAAGCTGCTGGCCCCCCGCCTGGCCCAAGGCGCCAGCAAGGCCCCCAGCCTCGACCTCGGCGCCGCCCGCAACAGCAAGGGCCTTGATCCGGGCCAGTTCGAGGCCCGCACGGAGCTGGCAGCCATGAGCAAGCGCTGGGGCGAGCTGGCGGCAGCCCAAAAAGACCTCAGCGCCAGC
Encoded here:
- the hisH gene encoding imidazole glycerol phosphate synthase subunit HisH is translated as MSRLGLIDYGMGNLHSVQRAFERLGATVQPVQSGAEMEGCTALVLPGVGAFDPAMERLRQGGLAEAITAWCTAGRPLLGICLGLQLLFEASDEGEAAGLGLLKGRVRALPRRPGHPIPHMGWEPLVPANPSPLLPAGSPESWVYFVHSYAAEPSDPACNTAMVRFADTAVSAAVWQGAIGACQFHPEKSGPHGEAILRRWLAWLAAL
- the rsmD gene encoding 16S rRNA (guanine(966)-N(2))-methyltransferase RsmD → MSLRLSGGRRLQSPPGSIARPTSSRVRLAVMNLLASELPGCAWLDLCSGSGAMACEALHRGASRVVAIEQDRRIAAVARTNLEAVHQGLGDAGRQASAWAVHCREVVRWLAEPNQQAAFDLIYADPPYAADLYAQLASAVLAGGWLKPSGTLIWECASSQLPAIPAGWGKRDQRRYGSTSLLLLDQVN
- the petG gene encoding cytochrome b6-f complex subunit V — its product is MIEPLLCGIVLGLIPVTLAGLFVAAWNQYRRGTLLD
- a CDS encoding cytochrome c, translated to MAAAACIVAVLLVLPAAQADPYSRQTLELSGSSENGGLLFRLNCAGCHGIAAQGLVGPNLHGVAARKNSRQLIQQVVSGRTPPMPSFQPEPQAMADLLAYMNGLV
- a CDS encoding RNA methyltransferase; translated protein: MSSAAQLAVVLVEPSGPLNVGSVARLCANFDVGELRLVAPRCDHLGEEARRMAVHGGWLLEQARLFPSLSAALADCCRVVATSGRRAGEPLPLQAPEPALRWLAQARGPCALVFGREDRGLSNDELLQAGQLLTLGSGDAYASLNLSHAAALVLHSWHCLGSSLEVGGLPEPSDRQGLEAMLGDAEALLLEVGFLHPHTAHARMAKLRGLLQRAQISTEEVALVRGMVRQLRWASERGTNPGQTP